From Pedobacter sp. MC2016-14:
GGTTTAATGCAGGAATTTAGAAAGATCCACCAGTTTAACGTTTTTAGTGTAAACACCCCTATGCAGGTTGCTATTACCAATTACCTTAAAGATTCCTCGGTTTATTTAGGTCTGCCGGATTTCTTTCAGCAAAAGAGAGACTTTTTCAGGAACCTGCTCAGGGAAACCAAATTTGACCTGTTACCCTGTAACGGATCTTATTTTCAATGCGTTACTTATGATAGAATTAGCGAAGAGAGTGATACGGACTTGGCCATGCGTTTAATCACCGAAACGCGTGTTGCCAGTATTCCGGTATCAGCTTTTTATACGCGAAATACAGACCACCGTGTCTTGCGCTTTTGTTTTGCCAAGAAACAAGAAACCCTTGAAATCGCCGTTCAAAGATTAATGAAACTTTAATCCATACGTAAACAAGATAATATGGAAAGTACAAATTATTTAAACATCAGTAACCTAAAAATAACGGTCTTCCAGGCTTACTTGTTTTGGGAAAACGTGGATAAAAACCTCCAAAACCTGTCTTTACGCCTGTCAATGGGTGTAAAAGAAAAGACAGATTTAATTGTTTTACCAGAAATGTTCAATACTGGGTTTAGCATGAATACTGCAGCCCTTGCTGAAGATATGAATGGCAAAACGCTAAAATGGATGCAGGAGGTGGCCCAAAAATATGCCTGTGTAGTAACAGGAAGTTTAATGATCAAAGAAAATGGGGAATTTTATAACCGTCTGGTTTGGATGCTTCCCGATGGTACTTCAAGTCATTATGACAAAAGACACCTCTTTAGCATGGGATCTGAAGACAAGAATTATGCGCCAGGAACAGAACAGGTAATTGTGGAACTTAACGGATGGAAAATAAGGCTTGCCATTTGTTACGATCTGCGTTTTCCGGTTTGGTTACGCAATAAAAACATGGAGTACGATCTGCTATTGGTTATAGCCAGCTGGCCGGATAAAAGAACTGCGCATTGGAAAGCATTAATCCCTGCCCGGGCTATAGAGAACCAAAGTTATGTAATTGGCGTTAACCGGGTTGGACATGATGGTAATGAAGTTTACCATAGTGGTCATTCTATGTGTATTGACCCAAATGGAAATACGGTTTATTATAAACCAGAGGATGAAGACCTTTATACTTTTAGTATTAATTACGCAGAACTGGTAAAGAACAGAAGAAGCTTCCCATTTTTGAGAGATGCCGATGATTTTACGATCTTATAAAATATACTTTCAAAATAGTATCTTTGCGCAAAGATGAAGCACATACGTAATTTTTGCATAATTGCACATATTGATCACGGGAAGAGTACATTGGCTGACCGTTTATTAGAATATACTAAAACCATTAGTCAGCGTGAGGCTCAGGCCCAACTCCTGGACAACATGGATTTGGAACGTGAACGTGGTATCACGATAAAAAGCCATGCCATACAAATGAACTATAAGGTTGGGGATATTGAATACAATTTCAACCTGATTGATACGCCAGGACACGTAGATTTCTCATATGAGGTTTCCCGTTCCATTGCAGCTTGTGAAGGTGCTTTATTGATTGTAGATGCCTCTCAGGGTATCCAGGCGCAGACCATTTCAAACCTTTACCTGGCACTTGAACATGATCTGGAAATTATTCCCATCTTAAATAAGATGGATTTACCCGGGGCTATGCCAGAAGAGGTAAAAGACCAAATTATTGATTTAATTGGCTGTAAACGCGAAGATATTATTCCTGCATCCGGTAAAACCGGAATGGGGATTCCTGATATCATTCAGGCTATTGTAGACCGTGTTCCCGCTCCTGTCGGTGATCCGGATGCTCCCCTGCAAGCTTTAATCTTTGACTCTGTTTTTAATCCCTTCAGGGGAATTATTGCTTACTATAAAGTAGTAAACGGCGAAATTAAAAAAGGTGATAAAGTTAAATTCATCAATACAGGTAAACAATATCTAGCAGACGAGGTTGGAATTTTAAAGCTGGATATGGCGCCACGTACTGTGGTTAAAACCGGCGACGTGGGATACATCATTTCCGGTATTAAGGAAGCACGTGAAGTAAAAGTTGGTGACACAATTACAACTGTTGATAGACCCTCTCCAGATTCCATTCAAGGTTTTGAAGAAGTAAAACCAATGGTTTTTGCCGGCATCTATCCTGTAGATACAGACGAATTTGAAGAGCTGCGAGAAGCCATGCATAAACTTCAGCTCAATGATGCTTCGATAGTTTTTGAACCGGAAAGTTCTGCTGCACTAGGCTTCGGTTTCCGTTGCGGATTCCTGGGCATGCTGCACATGGAAATTATTCAGGAGCGTTTGGAGCGTGAATTTGACATGACTGTTATTACAACAGTGCCCAACGTATCTTACATTGCCAAAACCACTAGAGGCGAAGAAGTTATTGTAAATAACCCATCTGATTTACCAGACCCCAGCAAGCTTGACTCTGTTGAGGAGCCTTTTATTAAAGCAAACATCATTACTAAAGCCGATTTTGTGGGGCCTGTAATGTCTTTATGTATACAAAAACGCGGAATCATTGTGAACCAGTCATACTTGACTTCAGACCGGGTTGAACTCGTTTTTGAAATGCCCATGGGTGAGATTGTTTTTGACTTCTACGATAAGCTTAAAACGATTTCAAAAGGTTATGCGTCATTTGACTACCATCAGGTTGGTTACAGAAAATCTGATTTGGTAAGACTGGATATGCTGTTGAATGAAGAGCCTGTTGATGCTTTATCTTCACTGATCCATCGCAGCAATGCCTATGATTTTGGAAAGAAAATATGCGAGAAACTAAGAGAATTGATTCCCCGCCAGCAGTTTGAAATTAAAATCCAGGCTTCTATTGGGGCTAAGGTAATTGCCCGCGAAACGCTGAGCGCTTTGCGAAAAGACGTTACCGCTAAATGTTATGGTGGTGATATTTCCCGTAAACGCAAATTGCTGGAAAAACAAAAACAAGGAAAGAAAAGAATGCGCCAGGTAGGTAATGTGGAAATTCCACAAACTGCATTTATGGCTGTATTGAAATTGGATTAAGTAGTTGAACACTACTACTTAGCGCTTACTATTTAACACTTACTACTTTGAAAATGCAGTTATTAGACGGAAAATTTGCATCAGAAAAAATAAAACTTGAAATAGCAGCGGAAGCGGCAGAATTTTTAACATCCACTGGCAGAAAACCACATCTGGTGGCGATTTTGGTTGGTAATGATGGCGGTAGTGAAACCTATGTAGCCAGTAAGATGAAAAATTGCGAGAAGGTTGGCTTTCAATCGTCTTTAATTAGATACGACAACAGTGTTACTGAAGAGGAACTGCTGGCGAAGGTTCGTGAAATTAACAACGATGAAGGTGTTGACGGTTTAATTGTACAATTGCCCCTACCTAAACACATAGATCCGGAGAAGGTTACCGAAACCATTGATTACAGAAAAGACGTTGATGGCTTTCACCCGGTAAATCTTGGTAGAATGATGCGCAACCTGCCTTGTTTTATTCCTGCCACCCCTTACGGAATTTTACTGATGTTACAAGCGTACCAAATTGATACCGTTGGTAAACATTGTGTAGTTGTAGGCCGGAGCAATATAGTTGGCAGTCCGATGAGTATTTTAATGGCGCGTAATGCTAACCCTGGCAATTGCACCGTAACACTTACACACAGCAAAACTTCTAACTTAAAAGAATTGGTTTTACAGGGCGATATCATTGTAGCAGCTATTGGTAGAAAAAACTTTGTCACAGCAGATATGGTTAAACCTGGTGCCATAGTAATTGATGTGGGCATCAACAGAGAAACTTCTGAAACCACTAAATCTGGCTATAAGTTATTTGGAGATGTTGATTTTGAAAACGTTGCACCAATATCTTCATGGATTACACCCGTACCTGGTGGAGTGGGATTAATGACCATTGTAGGCCTGTTAAAAAACACATTGGCATCAGCTAAAAAGGAAATTTACAGCTAAACCACATTTCCGCTGAAGGAATTATTTACCTTTGCGGCCTTAACATGGCACATCAAATTCCAACAGACGGCACTTTACTTCCTTTAATGGAAGAGTTTTACACTATTCAGGGCGAAGGGTACAATACGGGTAAGGCCGCATATTTTATTCGCCTTGGTGGGTGTGATGTGGGCTGCCACTGGTGCGATGTGAAAGAAAGCTGGGATGCTGAATTACATCCTTTAACGCATGCAGATGCGATTGCAGAGAAGGCAGATTCTTTCCCTGGTAAAGCAGTAGTGATTACTGGCGGCGAGCCACTAATTTATAACCTGGATTACCTTACTTCCAAATTAAAAGAAAGAAACATCCTTACGTTTATTGAAACCTCCGGGGCTTATCCCCTTTCGGGACATTGGGACTGGATTTGCTTGTCACCTAAAAAGTTCAAAGCTCCGCGCCCGGACATTACGCCATTTGCTAATGAGCTTAAAGTGATTGTTTTTAACAAAAGTGATTTTGCATGGGCTGAGCAATATGCGGAAACCGTATCGCCTGATTGTAAACTCTATCTGCAGCCAGAATGGTCAAAATCTAAGGAAATTACACCTTTGATTATTGATTATGTAATGGCCAATCCTAAATGGGAAATTTCACTTCAGACCCATAAATATTTAAACATACCTTAATTCATTTTTATCTTCTTACATTTAATGTATCAATACATCTAAATTGTAATGAAGAAATATACCCTTACACTGCTCATCATATTCCTTACTCAGTTTGGATTTGCACAGACTGATGCAAGGGAGTATTTTAAAATCGGCAGGGCCTTCTCCAATAAAGGCGACTATCTAAACGCAAAAAAAAACTATCAGTTATTTATTGATACCTATAAAGGAACAGATCCCGTTTTAAAGCAATTGGCAGAAAAACACATTAGGGATTGTGATTTCTCGATACAGGCGATGAAATCTCCGGAACAATTTAAATTGCTGAATATGGGTCCTGGCATAAATTCAGGCTACAGGGATTACTTCCCAGCTATTACCGCTGATGGTGAGACCATCATCTTTAGCAGAAATGTTGGAGGAAATGAAGACTTTTATGTTTCTAAAAAAAAGAATAGCGAATGGCAAGCTGCCCTGCCTTTAAGTGACCAAATCAATACGAAAGCATATAACGAGGGTGCCCAATCTATTTCTCCGGATGGGATGTACTTATTTTTTACGGGCTGCAACAGACCTGATGGACTGGGAAGATGTGACATCTATGTTAGTCATAGAAATGGAAATGAATGGGGCAAACCATTTAACCTGGGTGCACCTTTAAATTCAGCCTACTGGGATTCTCAACCTGCTATAACACCAGACGGAAGTACTTTATATTTTGTAAGCAACCGGCCAGGAGGTCTCGGTGGATACGACATCTGGAAAAGCACACTCAATGATGAAGGAGAATGGGAGAAACCCATAAACCTGGGGCCAGAGATCAATACTGCTTATGACGAACACACGCCTTTTATTCATCCCGATGGAAAAACAATGTATTTCTCTTCAGATGGATGGCCCGGCTTTGGCAATAAAGATTTGTTTTACAGTCGACTGGACGAGCATAACAATTGGGCTAAACCAGTGAATTTGGGTTACCCGATCAATACATTTAATGAAGAAACTGGTTTAATCGTTACTCCAGATGGCACAGAGGGTTTGCTGAGTTCTAACATTGCAGGTGGTTTTGGCGACATGGATATTTATCGCTTTAAAATGCCCCAACATGCAAAACCACAACTAATTACTTATGTAAAAGGAATTGTTAAAGACAGGCAGACGAGCAGCTTACTGGAAGCCAGGATACAAGTAGTTGATTTGAAGAGTAAACATGCCGTATACAGCGACTATACATCTGAAAGTGGAGATTTTTTAGCGGTGATGCCAATTGGAAGCGATTATGCTTTTAATGTAAGTGCAGATGGCTATCTTTTCTATTCTCAAAACTTTGAATTAAACAAAGCTTATGTGAGCAAGCCATTTGTTATGGAAATTTTAATGGATAAAATTAGGATTGGTACAGATGTGACGTTGAGGAATATTTTTTTTGACACCAATAAGTATGAATTGCTGGAAAGCTCTGTAGTGGAACTAAATAACCTCGTTGATTTATTGGTTTTGAACAAAAACATTGCTATCGAAATACAAGGACATACAGATAATATTGGTAACAGCCTATTGAATGAAAAGCTATCGCTAAACAGGGCAAAGGCAGTATACGACTATCTTGTAGCGCATAAAATTAACCCAGTAAAGTTAAGTTACAAAGGCTTGGGTGCAAAAAATCCCCTGGTTACCAATGATACAGAGGAGGGCAGAAAGCAAAATAGAAGAACTTCGTTTATAATTACGAAGCTCTAGTCTTAAATAACCGCTTGTCTAATTCTGATGAGTTTAACCAGCATTTCTTCCAGTAAATCCAGGTGTAACATATTTGCACCATCAGATTTTGCTTCTGACGGATTGGGGTGTGTTTCAATAAATAAGCCGTCAGCACCAACTGCAATGGCAGCTTTCGCAATGGTTTCAATCAGTTCTGGCTTCCCTCCTGTTACACCACTACTTTGATTGGGTTGTTGCAGGGAATGTGTACAATCCATCACCACCGGCACACCAAAGTTTTGCATTTCGGGTAAACCCCGATAATCTACAATAAGGTCTTGGTAACCAAAGGTATTTCCACGGTCTGTTAAAATTACACGTTGGTTTCCTGCTTCAACCACCTTATCAACTGCAAACTTCATGGAACCGGCAGATAAAAACTGGCCTTTTTTTACATTAATTACTTTTCCGGTATGTGCGGCAGCAATTAATAAATCTGTTTGTCGGCATAAAAAAGCTGGAATTTGCAGCACATCTGCATACTCGGCAGCCATAGCAGCCTCCCCGCTTTCGTGGATGTCCGTGACTGTAGGCAAGCCGAAAGTACGACCTACCTTCTCTAAAATCTTTAGTGCTTTTTCATCACCTATGCCGGTAAAGGAATCACCTTTAGACCTGTTTGCCTTACGATATGAACCTTTAAATATATAGGGAATACCCAATTTATCCGTAATTGTAACTATACGATCAGCAATACGCATCGCAATTTCCTCGCCTTCAATAGCGCATGGACCAGCCATTAACAGAAAATTGTTTGTATGGGTATGCTTTAACTTATCTATTTTAAAATCAATCATGTTGTTTTTAGTTGCCTAATTCAGACATAAATTTGATCCTCATCAACTGAATTTCTTCACGAGTGTAATCCTCTTCGCCAAGGTCTTTTAAGGCATCATCTATAGAATCAATTTCTGCACCTCTAAAGTAATCGAACACTTCATCCTGCCGATCTTCATCAATCATTTCATCAATAAAATAATCCAGGTTAAGCTTAGTTCCGGAATTCACAATGGCCTCAATTTCTTTTAGAATCTCATCATAAGTGATCCCTTTTGCCTTTGCAATGTCTTCCAGTCTAATCTGGCGATCTACATTTTGAATGATAGAAACCTTTAGCTGAGATTTATTAGCCTGAGTTTTAATGATCAGGTCAACAGGGCGTTCAACATCATTGTCTACCACATATTTATTAATCAGCTCAATAAATGGTTTTCCAAACTTAAGTGCCTTACCATTTCCAACACCAGAAATCTGCTTTAGTTCCTCCATATTTATTGGATAATGCGTACACATCTCTTCCAATGAAGGATCTTGAAAGATCACAAACGGCGGCAGGTTCTTTTGCTTGGCAATTTTTCTGTTTAAATCTTTAAGAAGTTGAAACAATTGCGTATCAAGCGTGCCTGTTCCATGTTTTACATCATCCTCATCATCATCAGCAGCACTTTCAATGTGTTCGTTTAAGAAAAATTTAAGTGCATAAGGGCTTTCAATAAATTTTAAGCCTGCTTCTGTAAGTCTCAGCAATCCGTAGTTGTCAATATCCTTGGATAAAAAGTTATTTAATACCGCTTGGCGCACCAGTGATTTCCATAACAATTCGCCATCTGCCTTACCAGAACCATATTCAGGAAGTTTATGGTGCTCGTATGCAATTGTCTGAGCGGTTTCCATCCCCATAAATATATTCAGGATATGGGCATCATCAAACTTTCCGCCTATGTTCTGAATCATTTTCAACAGAACGCCAAGTGGCTCTTCTGCATTAAAAAGTTGTTTTGGTTTCTTGCAGTTATCACACATGCAGTTACATCCAGCTTCGTCAAAGTTCTCCCCAAAATAATGTAAGATCTGCTTTCTGCGACAAACTGCGGACTCCGCATAATCGATCACTTCTTTAAGGATTTGTGTGCCTATTTCGCGCTCCGCAACAGGCTTATCTTTCATAAACTTAGCCAGTTTATCTACATCCTTTTGAGCATAAAACGCAATACAAACACCTTCTCCGCCATCACGTCCGGCACGTCCGGTTTCCTGATAATAGCCCTCCATACTTTTCGGAATATCATGGTGGATTACAAAGCGAACATCAGGCTTATCGATCCCCATTCCGAAAGCAATAGTAGCCACAATTACCTCTGCGTCTTCCATTAAAAACTTATCCTGGGTTTCCGCTCTTACCTTCGGCTCCAGACCAGCATGATAAGGCAATGCCTTGATGCCGTTTAAATTCAGCGCCTCGGCTACTTCTTCAACTTTTTTACGGCTTAAACAGTATATAATCCCTGATTTACCCGTATTCTGTTTAATGTACCTGATAATTTCTTTAAGTACATCTCGCTTGGGACGGATATCATAGAACAAATTAGGCCTGTTAAAAGAAGACTTAAACAAAGTTGCTTCGGTCATTTGCAAGTTTTTGATGATATCTTGCTGCACTTTTGGTGTTGCCGTAGCTGTAAGTGCTATGATTGGGATATTGTCTCCCAATCCACTAATCACCTGCCTGATTTTGCGGTATTCTGGACGAAAATCATGTCCCCATTCAGAGATACAATGCGCTTCATCAACAGCCACAAAAGAAATCTTGATTAACCGTAGAAAATCGATATTATCCTGCTTTGAAAGAGACTCTGGTGCCACATATAACAACTTGGTATGCCCACTCAACAGATCGTTCTTAACCTGGGTAATCTCCGTTTTATTTAAAGACGAATTTAAAAAATGTGCTATGCTATCGCTTCCTCCGAAAGCACGTAGCTGATCGACCTGATTTTTCATCAGGGCAATGAGTGGTGATATGACAATTGCAGTACCTTCGTTCATCAAAGCAGGTAACTGGTAGCATATAGACTTCCCACCACCCGTTGGCATAATCACAAAGGTGTTATTCTTATCAAGAACATTGTTGATGATGGCTTCTTGATCACCTTTGAAATTATTGAAACCAAAAAAGGTTTGTAAGTTGTCAAACAACGACTTATTCACGTCCATATTTGAGTATAAAATATTCAGTGCTATTTTTAATTCAAAATAACATATAATTGCAGTAATTAAGGCATTAAGGTACTAAAAAAATCTCTTTGAAAAGTAAAAAATCGATAATAGCAGCGGGAGTCAACACTTTACAGTTAGAAGCACAAGCTATTTTAGGTCTGATTAACCATATAAATGATGATTTCGCAACCGCCGTTGAACGGATAATAACAAGCCAGGGGCGCGTTATTATAACGGGAATTGGCAAGAGTGCTATCATTGCGCAGAAAATTGTTGCCACTTTTAATTCAACCGGTACACCAGCTGTTTTTATGCATGCTGCAGATGCCGTGCATGGCGACCTGGGCATGATCCAGAAAGATGATATCGTGATGTGTCTTTCTAAAAGCGGAAATACTGCCGAAATTAAAGTTCTGGCCCCTCTTTTAAAACGATCTGGAAATTTGCTGATTGGTATGGTAGGTCAATTGCAATCTGAGCTTGCGCTTCAGGCAGATTTGATTTTAAATACAACGGTTGAAAAAGAAGCTTGTCCGCACAACCTTGCACCAACCACAAGTACAACGGCACAACTTGCCATGGGCGATGCATTGGCCATTTGCCTGCTGCATGCCAGGGCATTCAATGAAAATGATTTTGCGCGTTTCCATCCAGGCGGTTCTTTAGGTAAAAGACTCTACCTCAAGGTTGCTGAAATGGCGATTAAAAATGAAAAACCAACCATCCGCCCGGATGCACCGGTAAAAGACGTAATTATAGAAATTAGTAAAAACCGTCTGGGGGCAGTTGTTGTTATTGATCATGATTTAATTCTGGGTATCATTACCGACGGCGATATCCGGAGGATGCTGGAAAAACACACAGATTTATCAAACATCTGTGCCAGGGATATCATGAACGGTAATCCTAAAAAAATAGATAAAGATATGCTGGCTATTACAGCACTTGAAATCATTAAAGAAAACAACATTACCCAGCTGCTGGTAACCAGCAAAAATGGGTATTTTGGATTAATACATTTACATGATCTCCTTCATGAAGGGGTTCTTTAATTTATATAATGAATAAAAATAATTACGCATTAATTATGGCTGGCGGTGTTGGCAGCCGTTTTTGGCCAGTAAGCAGAACAGAATATCCTAAACAATTTATAGATTTTTTTGGTGTTGGAAAAACACTGATCCAAAGCACATACGAAAGATTTTTAAGAATCTGTCCGTCGGAAAACATCTTCATCGTTACCAACGAAATTTATACAGACATTATAAAATCTCAGCTTCCGGAGCTACAGGACAATCAAATTCTTGCTGAACCTATAATGCGCAACACAGCACCATGTATAGCTTATGGCTCAATGAAAATAGCGGAGCTCAATCCGGAGGCAAATATTGTAGTTGCCCCTTCAGACCATACCATTGCCAACCTGGATGAATTTGTACGCTCTATTGAACAATCATTGATAGCTGCCACCAACAACGACTGCCTCATTACGCTTGGCATAAAGCCAAGTCGTCCGGATACAGGCTACGGTTACATCCAATATATGGAAAATACCCTGGCAACTGACGATAAGATTTTTAAAGTTAAAACGTTTACCGAAAAGCCAAACCTCGAACTTGCAAAATCATTTCTGCAAAGCGGAGACTTTTTATGGAATGCAGGAATCTTTATCTGGTCAGCCAAATCCATCAATAACGCTTTTAAAAAGCATTTGCCGGATATGCACGATATTTTTCAGTTGGGAGAATCGATTTACAATACACCGGATGAAAAAGGATTTATTAGTAATGCTTACCAACAATGCACTAATATCTCTATAGATTTTGCGATTATGGAGAAAGCCGATAATGTGTATGTATTACCAACTGATTTTGGCTGGTCTGATTTGGGCACCTGGGCTTCCATATATGATATGGCAGAAAAAGACTACGTGGGCAATGCAGTTATCCCTTCAGAGCAGGTAATGATGTTCAATTCATCTAACTGCATGGTTAATGTACCAGAAGATAAACTGGTGATCCTTCAAGGTTTGCATGATTATATTGTAGTAGAATCAAACAACACACTTTTGGTTTGCCCCAGAGCAGAGGAACAAACCGTTAAGCAAATGGTGGCCGACGTAAAATCTAAATTCGGAACGCGTTTTATTTAATAACCTCGCGCTGCCTGATGGCTTCATATAGAATAATGCCTGTAGATACTGATACATTTAGCGAACCAATCTCACCAAACATCGGGATTTTCGCTAAATGGTTAGACATCCGTAAAATTTCATTTGAAATCCCTTCATCCTCAGCTCCCATTACAATTGCTGTTGGGGCAGTATAATCCGGAGCATAAATCAAGTCTGTTGTTTTTTCGGTGCAGGCCACAATCTGCAAACCGCATTCCTGTAAGTATAAAGCTATTTTATGCAAGTTAACGTGACGGCAAACGGGAATACTAAATAATGCTCCTGCCGATGTTTTAATGGCGTCGGCATTGATCTGTGCCGAATTTTTTACCGGCACCACAATGGCATGAACGCCAGCACATGCCGCGGTACGTGCAATAGCCCCCATGTTCCTTACATCAGTAATTCCATCAAGGATTAATACCAGTGGCACCTCTCCTCTTTCATAAATCAAGGGAATGATATCTTCAATTTTTTGAAAAGTAATGGACGAAACCACAGCAATCACCCCCTGGTGATTTTTCTTCGTCATACGGTTCAATTTTTCGACTGGCACGTTATGCACAGGGATATCTGTGTCCTTAATTAAAGCCTTAAGTTCAGGAATGATATCTCCCGTTAAACCTCTTTGCAAGTACAGGCTTTCAATGTCTTTACCAGCTTTAATTGCCTCTATTACAGCCCTGATACCAAACACAAATTCACTGCTTTCTTTAGCTCGTGCCGGCCTTCTGAAATTATCCATAAAATTTTATAAAGTGCAAAAGTAGTCAAATTAAGGTTAGCACAGAATTTTCAACAACAGCTTGTTAACAAATCATTAAAAACAATTCAAAAAGAGCGTATTTTTTTGTATAATTTTGTAGCTATGAGTATGGAAAACGGAACAACGGGGCAAGATAAATCTAATTACAGTTCTGCAAGAAAAAGCAGGTTAGCTAGTCCAATGAGCACCATGGGCAAAATACCGCCTCAGGCGCTGGATCTGGAAGAAGCTGTTTTGGGTGCACTGATGCTTGAAAAAGATGCCCTTTCTACCGTAATCGATATCTTAAAACCAGATGTTTTTTATGCGGAAGCCCATAAAAAAATATTTGAAGCTATTGCCATACTGTTTCAAAAATCTAAACCAGTAGATATTTTAACGGTTACTTCTGAACTTAGAACACTAGGATCATTGGAGATGGTGGGTGGTGCATATTACATCACTAATTTAACTAATCGTGTAGCTTCAGCTGCGAATATAGAGTTTCACGCCAGGATCATCTCGCAGAAATACATTCAGCGTGAGCTGATCAGGATATCCTCTGAAATCATTCAAAATGCCTATGAGGACACAACCGATATCTTTGACCTTTTAGATCAGGCAGAAAAAGGCCTTTTTGATATTGCTCAAAACAACCTTCGCAGAGACACGCAAAAGATGGATGAGATCATCAAACAATCTTTAGCTACACTGGAAGAATTGAGAACAAAATCTGACGGATTAACCGGAGTACCTTCAGGATTTACGGACTTAGACAGAATTACTGGTGGCTGGCAGCCCTCCGACCTTGTAATTATCGCTGCACGTCCGGCGATGGGAAAAACAGCCTTTGTACTTACCTGCGCACGAAATGCGGCTGTAGATTTTAAAAGACCTGTGGTGGTATTCTCCCTTGAGATGTCATCCGTTCAGCTGGTCAATCGTTTGATTTCAGGGGAAACCGAAATTGAACAGGAGAAAATCCGTAAAGGAAATTTGGCGGAGTGGGAATGGCAGCAATTACACAGTAAAATAGGTTCTTTAACAGAGGCACCGCTGCTAATTGACGATACCCCTGCCTTAAATATATTTGAGTTCAGAGCCAAATGCAGAAGGCTTAAATCACAATATGATATTCAACTTATCATTATTGACTACTTGCAGCTGATGCATGGTAAAGGTGAAGGACAAAGTGGTGGTGGTAACAGGGAGCAGGAAATTGGTAGTATTTCGCGTGCGCTAAAATCTGTTGCTAAGGAGCTTAATGTACCTGTACTTGCACTCTCGCAGTTAAGTCGTGCTGTAGAAAGCAGACCAGGCGCAAATGGAAAAAGACCTATGCTGTCAGATTTAAGGGAATCTGGATCTATTGAGCAGGATGCGGATATGGTACTGTTTTTATACAGACCTGAATATTACGGAAT
This genomic window contains:
- the lepA gene encoding translation elongation factor 4: MKHIRNFCIIAHIDHGKSTLADRLLEYTKTISQREAQAQLLDNMDLERERGITIKSHAIQMNYKVGDIEYNFNLIDTPGHVDFSYEVSRSIAACEGALLIVDASQGIQAQTISNLYLALEHDLEIIPILNKMDLPGAMPEEVKDQIIDLIGCKREDIIPASGKTGMGIPDIIQAIVDRVPAPVGDPDAPLQALIFDSVFNPFRGIIAYYKVVNGEIKKGDKVKFINTGKQYLADEVGILKLDMAPRTVVKTGDVGYIISGIKEAREVKVGDTITTVDRPSPDSIQGFEEVKPMVFAGIYPVDTDEFEELREAMHKLQLNDASIVFEPESSAALGFGFRCGFLGMLHMEIIQERLEREFDMTVITTVPNVSYIAKTTRGEEVIVNNPSDLPDPSKLDSVEEPFIKANIITKADFVGPVMSLCIQKRGIIVNQSYLTSDRVELVFEMPMGEIVFDFYDKLKTISKGYASFDYHQVGYRKSDLVRLDMLLNEEPVDALSSLIHRSNAYDFGKKICEKLRELIPRQQFEIKIQASIGAKVIARETLSALRKDVTAKCYGGDISRKRKLLEKQKQGKKRMRQVGNVEIPQTAFMAVLKLD
- a CDS encoding nitrilase family protein — its product is MESTNYLNISNLKITVFQAYLFWENVDKNLQNLSLRLSMGVKEKTDLIVLPEMFNTGFSMNTAALAEDMNGKTLKWMQEVAQKYACVVTGSLMIKENGEFYNRLVWMLPDGTSSHYDKRHLFSMGSEDKNYAPGTEQVIVELNGWKIRLAICYDLRFPVWLRNKNMEYDLLLVIASWPDKRTAHWKALIPARAIENQSYVIGVNRVGHDGNEVYHSGHSMCIDPNGNTVYYKPEDEDLYTFSINYAELVKNRRSFPFLRDADDFTIL
- a CDS encoding 7-carboxy-7-deazaguanine synthase QueE, yielding MAHQIPTDGTLLPLMEEFYTIQGEGYNTGKAAYFIRLGGCDVGCHWCDVKESWDAELHPLTHADAIAEKADSFPGKAVVITGGEPLIYNLDYLTSKLKERNILTFIETSGAYPLSGHWDWICLSPKKFKAPRPDITPFANELKVIVFNKSDFAWAEQYAETVSPDCKLYLQPEWSKSKEITPLIIDYVMANPKWEISLQTHKYLNIP
- a CDS encoding OmpA family protein, whose product is MKKYTLTLLIIFLTQFGFAQTDAREYFKIGRAFSNKGDYLNAKKNYQLFIDTYKGTDPVLKQLAEKHIRDCDFSIQAMKSPEQFKLLNMGPGINSGYRDYFPAITADGETIIFSRNVGGNEDFYVSKKKNSEWQAALPLSDQINTKAYNEGAQSISPDGMYLFFTGCNRPDGLGRCDIYVSHRNGNEWGKPFNLGAPLNSAYWDSQPAITPDGSTLYFVSNRPGGLGGYDIWKSTLNDEGEWEKPINLGPEINTAYDEHTPFIHPDGKTMYFSSDGWPGFGNKDLFYSRLDEHNNWAKPVNLGYPINTFNEETGLIVTPDGTEGLLSSNIAGGFGDMDIYRFKMPQHAKPQLITYVKGIVKDRQTSSLLEARIQVVDLKSKHAVYSDYTSESGDFLAVMPIGSDYAFNVSADGYLFYSQNFELNKAYVSKPFVMEILMDKIRIGTDVTLRNIFFDTNKYELLESSVVELNNLVDLLVLNKNIAIEIQGHTDNIGNSLLNEKLSLNRAKAVYDYLVAHKINPVKLSYKGLGAKNPLVTNDTEEGRKQNRRTSFIITKL
- a CDS encoding bifunctional 5,10-methylenetetrahydrofolate dehydrogenase/5,10-methenyltetrahydrofolate cyclohydrolase; translation: MQLLDGKFASEKIKLEIAAEAAEFLTSTGRKPHLVAILVGNDGGSETYVASKMKNCEKVGFQSSLIRYDNSVTEEELLAKVREINNDEGVDGLIVQLPLPKHIDPEKVTETIDYRKDVDGFHPVNLGRMMRNLPCFIPATPYGILLMLQAYQIDTVGKHCVVVGRSNIVGSPMSILMARNANPGNCTVTLTHSKTSNLKELVLQGDIIVAAIGRKNFVTADMVKPGAIVIDVGINRETSETTKSGYKLFGDVDFENVAPISSWITPVPGGVGLMTIVGLLKNTLASAKKEIYS